Below is a genomic region from Coleofasciculaceae cyanobacterium.
TCTCAATCCTATTTTGGAAGATTTGTTAAGAGCGAGCGCACAAGCTAAGGTGTCATATATTTAATTTTGAAACATATTTTATGATAATTGTGACTTATGTAGTAAACTAAACTATTTCGACAATATGGCATTACCTAGAATTAAAGTAGCCAAAGATAAAGCTGAATTAGTTCAAAAGCTTCTGGATACAACAGGGACAACAGGAGCATTTTCAACCTACGCAGATATCATTGCCTTTGCTGCGAGTTTGGGAGCAAAACATCAACAGCGATCGCGCCTTACTGAAATATCTCAAAGTGAACCTGCGCCAATCAGCCTCGAGATATTTATCTCTCGTGGTTACGATCGCCTGATCAAATTACTTGCGGTAATAGCAACTCAAGACATTAAACTCTTATCTACAGAAGATCAAGCAGC
It encodes:
- a CDS encoding DNA phosphorothioation-associated protein 4, which gives rise to MALPRIKVAKDKAELVQKLLDTTGTTGAFSTYADIIAFAASLGAKHQQRSRLTEISQSEPAPISLEIFISRGYDRLIKLLAVIATQDIKLLSTEDQAAEAKRVLIFEEYANGGLEKLLDELRGAVDYTERLVLILNAERFVTEINDEEFDLSRFL